From the genome of Leptolyngbya iicbica LK, one region includes:
- a CDS encoding amino acid permease, with protein sequence MPQDTASMAPAKATQATGLGTFGGVYTPSVLTILGVIMYLRFGWVVGNVGLFGSWMIVTLAVSITLLTALSICAIATDRVVRVGGAYFMISRSLGIETGGAVGIPLYFAQALSVALYTIGFAESVVNAFGRFDQTYVALIVTIAVAVLALTSAEIAIKAQYFIMGAIALSLLSLALGSPLEATQLEPWGTEGGESFWTVFAVFFPAVTGIMAGVNMSGDLKEPTRSIPIGTLAAVGTGYLIYMILPFFLATRADAATLVEDPLIMQQIALWGPAILLGIWGATLSSAIGSILGAPRILQALARDGVLPRWLGFLGKGSGANDEPRIGTAVTLGVVVLAVVIGDLNLIAPVLTMFFLTTYLVLNISAGVEGFLDSPSFRPMFAVHWSLSVLGALGCLSVMFLINPVATVVAGVIVAVIFLWIQRRELRSTWGDARRGIWMAILRTSLFQLGHDPDTKNWRPHMLVLSGSPMRRWGLIELADTLNHNRGLFTITSVLPPGSRSVIQQEEMEKSISNYLRERQVRALVRVLTAPDPFEGVERLVEIYGLGPLVPDTILLGDNETPKNRDRYCHLIRTLHQAKRNVVIYRENPETPSYRRRQIDVWWGGLHANGALMLILAELLRDGLDWRKAQIHLKLVVPDEPAADLAQANIDDLVQNLRIDAVTQVLVANGRSFDEILHQSSRHADRILLGMAEPTDDFQTYYSNLQERLQGLPSTMLVLAAPNFAFADVLQS encoded by the coding sequence ATGCCCCAAGATACTGCCTCTATGGCTCCGGCTAAAGCGACCCAAGCAACAGGATTGGGCACGTTTGGGGGCGTTTATACGCCGTCGGTGCTGACCATTTTGGGGGTGATTATGTACCTCCGGTTTGGCTGGGTGGTGGGCAATGTGGGCTTGTTTGGCTCGTGGATGATTGTCACGTTGGCTGTCAGCATTACGTTGCTTACGGCACTGTCGATTTGCGCGATCGCGACTGACCGGGTGGTGCGCGTGGGCGGGGCCTATTTCATGATTAGTCGCTCCCTGGGCATCGAGACCGGGGGCGCGGTGGGCATTCCGCTGTACTTTGCCCAGGCGTTATCTGTCGCCCTGTACACCATCGGTTTTGCCGAGAGTGTGGTGAATGCCTTTGGGCGGTTTGACCAGACCTATGTGGCGCTGATTGTCACGATCGCGGTGGCGGTGCTGGCGCTCACCTCGGCTGAAATTGCGATCAAAGCGCAGTATTTCATCATGGGGGCGATCGCGCTCTCGCTGCTGTCCCTGGCGCTGGGTTCACCGCTGGAGGCGACTCAATTAGAGCCCTGGGGCACGGAGGGCGGCGAATCGTTTTGGACGGTGTTTGCGGTCTTTTTCCCAGCGGTGACGGGCATCATGGCAGGCGTCAACATGTCCGGCGACCTCAAGGAACCGACCCGCTCGATCCCCATTGGGACGCTGGCGGCGGTGGGGACGGGCTACCTGATTTACATGATTCTGCCGTTTTTTCTGGCCACCCGCGCCGATGCCGCCACCCTGGTGGAAGATCCGCTCATCATGCAGCAGATTGCGCTGTGGGGACCCGCGATTTTGTTGGGTATTTGGGGGGCCACGTTGTCGAGTGCGATCGGCAGCATTCTCGGGGCGCCGCGCATTTTGCAAGCTTTGGCCCGCGATGGCGTCTTGCCGCGTTGGTTGGGCTTTTTGGGCAAAGGCAGTGGGGCGAATGATGAACCCCGCATTGGGACGGCTGTGACCCTGGGGGTGGTAGTTTTGGCCGTTGTCATCGGCGATTTAAATCTGATTGCCCCGGTGTTGACGATGTTTTTTCTCACCACCTATCTGGTGCTCAACATCTCGGCTGGGGTCGAGGGCTTTCTCGACAGTCCCTCCTTTCGGCCCATGTTTGCGGTGCATTGGTCGCTGTCGGTGTTGGGGGCGCTGGGCTGCTTGTCAGTGATGTTTTTGATCAATCCGGTGGCCACCGTCGTCGCTGGGGTGATTGTGGCAGTGATTTTCTTATGGATTCAGCGGCGCGAATTGCGCAGCACCTGGGGCGATGCTCGCCGGGGCATTTGGATGGCGATTTTGCGCACTAGCCTGTTTCAACTCGGGCACGACCCGGATACCAAAAACTGGCGACCCCACATGCTGGTGCTTTCCGGTTCGCCCATGCGGCGGTGGGGCTTGATTGAGCTGGCCGACACCCTCAATCACAATCGCGGCCTCTTCACCATTACTAGCGTGTTGCCGCCGGGGTCGCGCAGCGTCATCCAACAAGAGGAGATGGAGAAGAGCATCAGCAACTACCTGCGGGAACGGCAGGTGCGGGCGCTGGTGCGGGTGCTGACGGCTCCCGATCCTTTTGAAGGGGTGGAGCGGTTAGTGGAAATTTATGGGCTGGGGCCGCTGGTGCCCGACACCATACTGCTGGGAGATAATGAAACGCCGAAAAATCGCGATCGCTACTGCCACCTGATCCGCACTCTGCACCAGGCGAAGCGCAACGTCGTCATTTATCGCGAAAATCCTGAAACCCCCAGTTATCGCCGTCGCCAGATTGATGTCTGGTGGGGCGGTCTGCACGCCAATGGGGCGCTGATGCTGATTTTGGCGGAGCTGCTGCGGGATGGGTTGGACTGGCGCAAGGCGCAAATTCACCTCAAGCTGGTGGTGCCGGACGAGCCCGCCGCCGACCTGGCCCAAGCCAATATCGATGATCTGGTGCAGAACTTGCGCATCGATGCGGTAACCCAGGTGCTGGTGGCCAATGGGCGATCGTTTGACGAGATCTTGCACCAGTCGTCGCGCCACGCCGATCGCATCTTGTTGGGCATGGCCGAACCGACCGACGACTTCCAGACTTATTACAGCAACCTGCAAGAACGGCTGCAGGGATTGCCCTCAACCATGTTGGTTTTAGCGGCCCCCAACTTCGCCTTTGCCGACGT
- the thrS gene encoding threonine--tRNA ligase, translated as MANAGDSPEKIHLPRTDESDTLKRIRHTFSHVMAMAVQKLFPKAQVTIGPWIDYGFYYDFDNPDPFTEKDLKAIKKQMIKIINKGLPVTREEVSREEAQRRINELGEPYKLEILEGLEDPITLYHLGEDWWDLCAGPHVETTKDLNPKAFDLESVAGAYWRGDAEKAQLQRIYGTAWETPEQLAEYKRRREEAKKRDHRRLGKELGLFVFADEVGPGLPLWTPRGTLLRSTLEDFLKQEQVKRGYLPVVTPHIARVDLFKTSGHWQKYQEDMFPMMAEDDESRQGEVGFVMKPMNCPFHIQIYKSELRSYRELPLRYAEFGTVYRYEQSGELGGLTRVRGFTVDDAHLFVTPDQLDDEFLKVVDLILAVFRSLQLKNFKARLSFRDPESDKYIGSDEVWEKSQNAIRRAVETLEMDFFEAPGEAAFYGPKLDFIFNDALDREWQLGTVQVDYNLPERFDLEYVAEDGSRQRPVMIHRAPFGSLERLIGILIEEYAGDFPVWLAPEQIRLLPVTTELTGYAQQVADRMVVAGIRATVDTSGDRLGKLIRNGEKGKIPVMAIVGAKEQEANALSIRTRAEGELGVIPVDEVIERLQTALTSHGNF; from the coding sequence ATGGCTAACGCTGGCGACTCTCCCGAAAAAATCCATCTCCCCCGCACCGACGAGTCGGACACCCTCAAGCGCATTCGCCATACCTTTTCCCACGTGATGGCGATGGCGGTGCAAAAGCTCTTTCCCAAGGCCCAAGTCACTATTGGCCCGTGGATTGACTACGGCTTTTACTACGACTTTGATAATCCCGATCCCTTTACGGAAAAGGATTTGAAAGCCATCAAAAAGCAGATGATCAAAATCATCAACAAGGGCTTGCCCGTCACGCGAGAAGAAGTGAGCCGTGAAGAAGCCCAGCGCCGCATTAATGAACTGGGCGAGCCCTACAAGCTGGAGATTTTAGAAGGACTGGAAGACCCCATCACGCTCTATCACCTGGGTGAAGACTGGTGGGATCTCTGTGCCGGCCCCCACGTGGAAACGACCAAAGATCTCAACCCCAAAGCCTTTGACCTGGAAAGTGTAGCCGGGGCTTACTGGCGCGGCGATGCGGAAAAAGCGCAGCTGCAACGCATTTACGGCACCGCCTGGGAAACGCCTGAACAACTCGCCGAATATAAGCGCCGCCGCGAAGAAGCGAAGAAGCGCGACCATCGCCGCCTGGGTAAAGAACTGGGGCTGTTTGTGTTTGCCGATGAGGTCGGGCCAGGATTGCCACTGTGGACGCCCAGGGGGACGCTGCTGCGATCGACGCTGGAAGACTTTCTCAAGCAGGAGCAGGTGAAGCGCGGCTACCTGCCCGTCGTGACCCCCCACATCGCACGGGTGGATTTGTTCAAAACTTCCGGGCACTGGCAAAAGTACCAGGAAGACATGTTCCCCATGATGGCGGAGGATGACGAGTCTCGGCAGGGTGAGGTGGGCTTTGTGATGAAGCCGATGAACTGTCCCTTCCACATCCAGATTTACAAGAGTGAGCTGCGGTCTTATCGGGAGCTGCCCCTTCGATACGCAGAATTTGGCACGGTTTATCGCTACGAGCAATCGGGCGAACTCGGCGGCTTGACCCGCGTGCGGGGCTTCACGGTGGATGATGCTCACCTCTTCGTCACCCCCGATCAGCTGGACGACGAGTTCCTGAAAGTGGTGGACCTGATCCTGGCAGTCTTTCGCAGCCTGCAACTGAAGAATTTCAAAGCGCGGCTGAGTTTCCGCGATCCGGAGTCGGATAAGTACATCGGCTCCGACGAGGTGTGGGAGAAGTCCCAGAACGCGATTCGGCGGGCGGTGGAAACTCTGGAAATGGATTTCTTTGAAGCGCCGGGGGAAGCGGCATTCTACGGCCCGAAACTGGACTTTATTTTCAACGACGCCCTCGATCGCGAGTGGCAGTTAGGCACCGTACAGGTCGACTACAACCTGCCCGAGCGCTTTGACCTGGAATATGTGGCGGAAGACGGCAGCCGTCAACGCCCCGTGATGATTCACCGCGCCCCGTTCGGGTCGCTGGAGCGGCTGATTGGCATTTTGATCGAGGAATATGCTGGGGACTTCCCGGTGTGGCTCGCGCCGGAGCAGATTCGCCTGTTGCCCGTGACCACGGAGCTGACGGGTTATGCCCAGCAAGTCGCCGATCGCATGGTGGTAGCGGGCATTCGCGCCACTGTGGATACCAGTGGCGATCGCCTCGGCAAACTCATCCGCAACGGCGAAAAAGGCAAGATTCCCGTCATGGCGATCGTCGGCGCAAAGGAACAAGAGGCCAACGCCCTCAGCATCCGCACCCGCGCCGAAGGTGAACTTGGGGTGATTCCCGTCGATGAAGTCATCGAGCGCTTGCAAACGGCCCTCACTTCCCACGGCAACTTCTAA